TAAAAGTGTTCTTTTCTCTTACGTTAGAGGAAATTTTAATACAGATAGTTTTGACTGagaattaagttttaaaaaagtaacaacCTATTTCACAAACTACAGTTACCAACTACAGTCCAAAGGCTGTACTCTCAGCATATGAATACTTAAGAAGGGTCCTATTTCCTGCACAGCAAAGCAACTAGAGCACAGAAACCTTTTTCATATGACCAGAAATGGTCAGTGTAACATCTGTTAATGTGAAACTgattttaagtactttttttcccctgtaataATCAAacaaatggaataaaaacaaataacattATTGACTCACCCAGCCAATCAGTCCTGGACGCAATTCACAGAAGTATTTGAGGTCAAAACTGCCAATACGAGGATTTAATTCATGTCCAGTAAAGAAATCATAAACCAAATACCCTACAGATAAAACATACTCCTGTTAGTGATGCTCTTCTCTCTTATCCGCCACTGCGCTCCCTATGAAGTGGTAGCAATTTTATTCCCAATTTAAAGTTCTCTTACTATATCAAATAGCATTAAGCTTggcaagaaaaatgcaagactACATGCAAAAAGCATGAAGCAAAGCTAACTTACATTTTAAGAGACCTAAACAGCCTCAacaatttatttattagaaGGACTGAGTAGTTTAGAAGTTAACACAGTCtaattttttcctgacatttgttccttcattttcagatttttacaaCTTTTCCTTCTATCCTGTTTTACTCCGAGCGTGACAATTCCTCTGGCAATGGCAATGACCTGTCCATCCAAAGAGGtggacaaaaaggaaaatgctatAGCTTGATCTCAGGATACCCCGCGCTGAGTTAGCGAGTACCAAGCACAGAACGCCACCACGCCACTTCCAAAGACCAGAACTgtacttttgaaagaaaataaaatttatgatCACTGCGTTATTTCTAcacccatacacacacaccccgcaCTGCCTGAACgtttcattttaattcaccAAGTATTTTGTccagaggtttttttcttatctaccgttacaatttttaaaagcagttgaTTTAACATTAAACTCGAAACATGGATCCGTTTCGCTAAACGTGCTTAAACTAGGCTTAAGCCAAGGCTACAACTATtattactgtaattattttgaaaaaaaaaaagaaaaactctacACATGCTGTTTCTGGAAAAGAGGGGACTGGGAAGCTATCTAGACAATCTTTTAATCTTTAGAAACTGGTATCTCCTCCTACAGCTAGAGGACTAGGCCTCTTCAAGGTATTTTGGAGTAAGTTATGCAAAACAATCCAAATAAACTTTTAAGCATTTTACAGAATCTCTGCCTGAATTAAAAGATAATGATTTTCAATATCAATTTAATACTGGTACAAAGGAAAAGTCAGAGTATTATTATAACAAGCCCTAAACTTACCTAGGTGTGACCTAGctttcaatttcaaaaaaaacctAAGAATTGGAAAGAAACTAGCCAAGGTACTTCTAACTCACCAGAATTTCCACCTGGTGCTAGGTCTTCCTCTGGTGCTTTCAGGGACCGAAGATACAGATAAATGCTCAATCCCATAGAAAAAGTTGCAGCCGATACCGCAAATTGCATGAAGTGATCGTAAAGATAGAGAAGTTCaaattgaaaatacattaaagttCCAATAGATACCGCagtcaaaacaaaagcataaaatcctaaaagaagtagaaaaaaacgtattagcaaaataaaaattattcttagtAGAAGCTATGCAGTCTGGTCCTTCTGCATCTTCACTTCCTCCAAGATCTGTTGTTTGTCTGTATTCCAGTACAGTTGTACACATCCCACAGGCTTTAGTTCAGATTTCTGCAGCATGGCACAACACAGTCTGTGCCCTGAAATTTCCTTACTTCTCATCAAAACGACAAACGGCAGGCAGGCTCTGAGCATTCCTTAATTATTACACAAATATAGGATCCAGTGTTGAAATTCTAGTGGAATACTAGAAAATGACAGCAAGTCACAATAGCTTATCAGCAGAACAGCTCAGAGCTTTTCTTCCGCAATTATTTGTCTTCATACATTCCTTGAAAATGATACTGGTaattaagtattaaaaaacCCTAGAGTCAAAACTTGAGTACAAAACTTCTGTACTTTGAGGGTACAAAATCAGTGCAACGGAATAATGTCCAAATACAAGCAGTCAGCTTTATGCAGCTATCACATAGGCATGTGCAATGAGCACTTCCCTCAAGGAAATGTTCAGAGCTTCTTTGAGAATTAGCCTTTGAAGCAGCACAAAGATGACATCTGTTACCATCCAAATCATGTAGACTATTTCCTCCCTTTATTAAGATGTGGAGAAAGGACTTTGCCACTACTGAAAACAGAAGTCCAACACTAAAATCTTATGATGCAGCCCCAACACGATCCATTTCTGTAAGATGCAGTTTACACCGCTTCTCTGATGTACAGCCCTATTCCACCTTACAAATGTGACACCTCACTAGATCATTGCAACCCCCTATTCAGCTCATCAACACAGCGTGTAAGTTCCATTACCACTGGACAGTGTTCAGTGCTAGCCTGGAAGATTCAGTCCTGCACCTGAGAGGGATTTAACTCTTACTGAACAATACACTTTTCTGTTAAAGCCCCAGGAAGCAGCACTGCTGGTGTGTGTTAAGCCACACGCTAAACTTAGATGagaaattcattttgttctttggaAGTAAACTCGGATCCAAACAAAGACTCAAAACTGTTCTTTGCCAGGAAAGaacataaacatttaaaatcaattgTAACAAACTTGTATTAGCCTGTGAATCAGAGACACCTGAGAATAAGACAAGCAAGACTCAGGGGTAGGGAGAGTATCCTCTTCTGACCGCTAGTCTCCTCTGAAACGACAGTTCTCGTTACATGAGCATTTCTAAGGCTTCTGAAGCGACTGCCCTCATTTAGCAGTTACGCACAGCAATAGGACAGGTGTCCCTCAAAAGCAGAACCAGATGCAGAGTGGGTGCCTTGAACTGAGTAACGCCTCACTCTTGGGACACTTAAAGCTTGATCATTGCTAACTTTCCTGTCCTAGAAATGGCTCATCCTATTTTATGATAAATTTACACAGATACCTGGTTTAAACGGAATTCATCTTCCGTTATTTGTATCTTTATCTTATAGTACTGAGCACTGCAAATTAGATAATGGTATCAAATTTCAGCACGAGCAACTGCAGCTTGCTTACCGTTTATCCTGTACTGAAGTTTCCGTCCGTTTGAGAGTGGCAGGCCTTCTACAACCTGGGAAGAATAAAACAGTAACATCGCAACAAGGTACTTTCTGGGGAGACAGTGGGAGAGAGGCTTCTCTGCCACACACACATTGAATCAAGGTAGCCAGTTGCAGGAATGCACATTCAACTCTGAAGATCATGCATCAttctcaaaaacacattttgcattttaaaagtaaaagcataacagtttcaaaaagaaaaaagaacaaaatcatctcattttctttaaccAGCATcaagagagcagagcaaatgCTCCTCTCAGTTTAAACATATATTGCTTCTATTCATTCTAGTGTTCTTTCAGAAGCTGGCAATATCCCTGAAATCACAAAAAATGACCAATACAGACCATTTACCTGATTGTACATATGGCTAGAATGGTTAGCAGCAACCTTCCAGaagtgaaaattactttttaaaatatgtatgatCTTTCTTCCTTGGAACCAATGAGAAAGTCAGTATGAAAAGCACATCCAAACCATCTGCAGGGTTAAAGTCAGATAACTGAAATTCTTCTAGGATTCTACCATGCAAATTCCATCCATGCTCCGACCCTGAATTCCTAAGtaacattttctgcattttctactGTAGGATTGTGGAATGCATAGCCAAAAAATTCTTAATAGCAAATTGTGCTATTTCTAACTTACAGAAACGCATAATAGCCATACTCCAGCTTAATACAGGAGAACAATTAATTTGTATTCAAAAGGACTTCATTAGGAATATACCCTCACTTCCAGCCTAACTCACAAATTAATCATCCATAAAAACACAACTGCTACTAAGTATCTTACCTTTCCAATTGGCAGTAAGTAGAACAGAGCTTGAAGGAAAAACCACAGAAGGAAGACACCAAACACCCTAGTCTCCCAAAGACTTTCCAGAGCTGGCAGAGGCGGCGGGAAGTTCATAAGGCTGGGGTCATCCTGTCTGCACATCAACAGCAGGTAGAACACCGTAGCGGGCAGAAAAAATATCATAGCGAAGGTCCCTGTAAACAGACACCatccaatattaaaaaataaacataggaAGTAAAAAACTCATTTCAGCCCCACTAAAAAAGCTCTGTATTCACACTGCAGCAACGAGGAGGTTGTCATCATCCATTCCTGAAAGACAGCAgcaccccccccaccaccctgTAACGAGACAGAGACACTGCTCTCATCCCCATATGAGGTCACACAACCAAATCAAAGGGCCATATCTACTGCATCTCTTTAAAACTAAACACCCACAAATAATCGGCTCATCTTATTTCTACCCTGATATCCagctaaaattttatttatctgaatttCACAACATTACATGTTTTAAATCTAGAGTAGGATGTTAAAATTATACTAAGCACAGTACTTCTATTATAAAAATTGCCTCTCTTTCCAAGAAACCCTATAAAGAATACTGCTGAATTTTAAACATCTGACTTATGAAAAAGTAAGAGGTTAGCTagttatttctgaattaaatttaggaaatatttaaatttcactGTGCAAGAGAAACTGATCATCACTATGTATCACAGGAGAACCGAGTGTAGTAATTGTTCTTTGGCTTCTACCAGTATCACTACAGAGTATTGGAAGCACCGTCACATGATGGACTCTGGCGTCTGGAATTGGAGTCAAAAAACGGGCAAAACAGTTCTTGACATGGCAGTATGGTCAGTAAGCAGAAATGTACCAGTagtgatttttcaaatattactaCAATTCGCACACATACCAATTCTTCCACCAAACTCTAGCTCCTCTGTTTTTGGTGATGGTTTTTGAATAGTTTTTACTGtctcaaaaatctttttttctgaatatatctcttcttttttcttttcttcttttcttggaTGCAAGCTGTACTGATCAAGCACACGCTGTATTTCCAGGTCTGGTTTGAACTTTTGCTGataataagtaataaaaaaaaataattaaataaaaacccaaatatttaaagaaaagaatctcaGTGATTTTACCCCAGTACTTTATTCAGGAGATCAATATTCACTGCAAAACATCAACTTACAATGCATTCTCTTAAATGTATACACTGATAGGAAGAATCTGCTAAAACTGGCGTCACTGTTACCACTTAGGCCATGGTTACTTACACAGCCCCATTTCCGCTACAAGTCATCcatcctcctcccttcccttccaccATAAAGCTTTGTGCGGTAACACAACAATCAGGATTAAAAAACTAATTTGgctgaaaaaaattatccaTCCTTACTCCCTTctcaaatacagatttattcACTTCAGCATTGCCAAGCAAACATTCACACCATGAAGAAGCATGGGAACAAACATAAGTAACTAGTGAGGGCTGGctggaaaaaaaccaaacaagaaaCCCAGCTCCAGTTCTCTCCCTTCCAaaaacatcatctccctctcccCTGACCATAGATGGCTGAacagtaaaaacatttaaacttcAAGTTTTATGTTACATTCTAACTTCTCCTTGATTATGGTATTGCTTTTTCTAGTGATTTCTGAGAAAGCTAACGTAGTATGCAACATCAAACTAGAGTACATAAAACGTTCTTTTGGGTCATTACCTCTAAGATTTTGCAGGAAGTATCGTTTCTTTCTGTACTGTCAGGTTCACCATTGTATCTTCTGGTGTTGTTCTCATTCAGTTTCtggtaaaaaaacaaaagcataattttatttttctgaaaataagatcAGCATTAATTACCAGTATATAACAAATGATTAAGAACAATTTAACAGTTCTGTTTATTTCATCTGCAACTGCTTCTGTTTTCACcatgtgaaaacaaatgtttcagtAGCTGAAGCACAGCTTCAGCTCATaaacagaggaagagaacacattttaaaaggaagatttttttttaaatgagcagtAAAAACAAGAGATAAAATACACTTTCCAAGTTGTTTTAAAACTCACTGGTAGGAAGCACCAAATACAAACATATGGGTAACTACCAATTCTATtaggaaagcagaggaaatttTCATGTTCCAAGTGACAAACACTAGGCAGGGCTATGAAAGGTTGGTTTTCCACTAAATAtctttatataaaagaaatatatcaccaagaaaaaagaagctcAATTTAACATTCTTCTCCTCCAAAAATTCCTTTAATATGAGTCTTGCTTTCATGACTCTGGGAAGATCCCACTCAACTCTTTAACTTTAGCTTTGTTGAAAAAGATCACATTCCATCATACAATAACTAATAGATCAGTCCTAATCCTCAActagaagcagaaaaaacactATCTAAACACTAAATACATGCTAACCTTTTTGACCAAAGTAAAGTTTAACTATTGGCTACAAATTACTTAAAACGAGCATGTAGTCACAGGCTCACTGGTCACTGGATCACACAGCTCAAAGTAGTTTACTCCAAACAAAATCCAGAGTAACTTCAGTGCCAAAAAATGCTCCGAATGGTCACAATTTAACCAAACTAAAACTAATCAGTTTTCAATAGATTAGCAAAAGGCATTTCCAATACTAAGGTCTGTCTCAGACATGTATCACTTGAAGCTATCTAAATAGTACAAGAAATACTGTTTGCCTCTTAGTACAGATATATCACCTCTATTATTCTTCACTTACAGAatagcagaaatgtttttaatattcaatataatcttcacaaaaaaaaagctgagaacaAACATGCTAAATTGCAGCTAGAAAACCTAAATTTGATGCAATTACAAATTCTCCCAGGATAGTTTTTATAATGAACACAGTTCTGCACCATTATCAGGCATATATTTTCCAGCCCTAAATTCTGTAGCAATTCTTTTACATGTTATCAATTACTGTTTTAATGAACTAAATATGAAAacaacattcattttatttcaaattctaaTACCTACCAGTTATGTATTGATCAATACTTCTTAAAAGGAGGCTAAGTTCCTCATTTTACAAATGGGGGCATATGGCTAGCAAAtgactttaatattaaaaaattcttattcATGTTTCCTTGAATTCTGAGAACTCTACAATCCCAACAAATTCAAATGGAACATAACAACATGTGTTTACATTTCCAGAATTTCCTCACAGCCAGGTAGGCTAGGAATAGTATCTTCTAAGGAAAAAGGCagttctgaagtatttttgcaGCTGACTATGTTGCTGAGGGAACACAAAGTACAGGGGGCTTCTACAGCAAGAAACtcaggaaagagcaaaaaaatgttttaaaaggtaacaggaacaaacaaacaaacaaaaataccaggAGAACTAAGTTGGTTtcctgaacagttttctttttgtcatctttACGTTCTCTACTTTGGGAGGAAGAACGACGTCTGCCTTTTGCTGGCCGCCCTGGAGACCTAGATCGAGATCTGCTAGCACTTCTTCTGGAAGGAGAACTTGAAGACGACTGGCTTTTCCTGTGCTTGAATGATGATTGTGACTGAAaaatgagaggggaagaaagTAAGTGTTTTATAGAAGTGATCTTATCCAATGGTCTTCTATTTCTGGTTAAGTACTGGCATAGCTGCAAACAAAATGATAGCTTTAGTTACTTCAGATCTTTTAATTATTGTAAAATTGATTGCAAACTTGGGCCAAGTACAGAACACACACAGAatcatattctttcttcttaaagaGGTAAACAGTGTCCATACAATACTGCCAGATTGGTAAATTGCTTGTATTGTCACAgtgggtttcttttttgtttttttacattttctgaaaataccgGTGAAAATAAAGAGCAGTACCTTCAGAAATCTTATCTCAGACATTACAAAGAacaattttagaaatttttttttcgGGGGATGAAGACCCTGGCATGGAGGGTCTACAGAATTCTGTCCAATTTCTTTTACTCATGCTGTACAAGGCTCTCAAAGAGCAACTACAGCACATTCATTTTGTTAGCAACATACAAATAACCCTGTCTTAGTAATTGTTGACAAATTTTGACAATTTCTGTCAAAGTTACAGAAATTAGGATTTGGATGTAAACTATCAATGTGATTATCAAGCTAATAAAGCTACCATCCTCATTTATATATATGGCTATAAAGAATACTACCATTTCATCTACTCAGCTTTACTAATACAATATTTGGCGTGTCAAGATGCAATGATACGTAAAAGACAACACAAATCaatctagaaaaaataaatcaactaCAGATGTGACAGCTGATTTCATAAGCAATTTCCCCcccaaaacatgtattttaactACTTTGTGAAGTTTACAATGTTATTGTTCCAATTTAAAAATTCCACAGTACAATTTTTACAAGGCACCACTCTACTAGGTTCTTTACTGCAAAGAAAGGTGTTTTCTTGAGTTAGCTAAGCGGTAAGCACCAAGTAATCAAGTTAGCAAAGTCTAAAGAAAGAAGTAGTTTGTCTAGCTGAAAGTAggaacattttttcccccaaagaaaaaGCCAGTTACAGAACACGTACAGTGTCACcaaaatgcaaaactgcagtTAATATAAGGaattttaagtaaattttaaaCAGGCCTCAACACAggccattaaaaataaaaataataataataaaaaaacaaactacacAGCCTATAGTGAACATTCAGATAGCCTTTTCTCCATGCATTATCACATTTCAAACTGAGGTAAAACTTGTATGCATACTAAGGCATTTATTtctaacagaaattaaataacaTAAAGATTTGTAAAGCGACTCAAATATGtatgacattttcctttttctgagcTCCCCTGCTAtcacaaaaagaacaaactatCTTAAGAAATCTTTGGGGAAATTAAAGAAGTGCAAGctattcacaaatattttaagtatatacTTAAAGGGAACACGCTATTTACAGTGATGCTTAACTACAGGCTTGCgtttgttttcttaaagtaGAAACTCACATTAATATCAACCCTGTAATTATCAGCTTTTTAAGCTATGTGAAAACAATTCCTCACGAACAATCATGCTATGAGAATTCGTGAAGAACTATTGTTTTCCAAATGCATCAGTCgttttttcaatataaataaaacagtcaCACTTCCTTATAAATAGGGCCAGCATTCTGAACTTCTACTTCAGAGGTTGCATACCCACGTTAGCATTTAGCACCAGTTCCTTGAAGGCacaattatgaaaaaaaacttgcaaaatgaCTGTCCAATTATAAATTTTAGCTTTACCAGCATCACAAAAGTCAGTATAATCTTCCACTGGAAATAATGCTAGTTTTATGCATGTATACTCACCCTTATATCACTTTCTTTCAACTCAAGTTCAGTCCCATCTTTGTACTTAACAGTATAAAGGTGAGTAACATCGTTGTAACCAGTCACTTGTACTTCATAGTAGAGGACACTTCCTGGCCAACGACCCATCACCACCTCACCATCAGCAAACCTCCGGTTTGGCATTTTCCGAAAGGAacctttggaaaataaatgaattagtTAACAGGACAGCTAAAAATTAGACTTAACAATTAGCTACAAAATGTTCTTCAtcttaaataagcaaaaagttACCTAAAAATAGAGAAGCAATGATctgtttttcatataaatattaaacaaaagaaacaggcttaaaaatacaacaaagaTGATTCATGTTTGATGTTATGAACAATGTTCTACTTCTATCATTAATCAAATACTCGTCTAGATGCACTATGATGTACAATCTCCATCATCAAAGATCATTAAGAGCAGGCTAAACAAATATTAGACAAAAACTACATAAATATAGTTGACCATGCCTCGAGGAAGAATAGTAAGTTAGATTAACTCTAAGTACCCCTCTCTACCtctcttttcttgattttttaaaatgatttctaaacatatgtaaaaatacaatGTTCCTAACCTAGTCAGTGTACACTTCAGCCACATTACATACTTTCTAGGAATTGTTATATTAAACACTCAAAAGCTAGGTAACATCACAAATTGGGCTCCTGGTCTGGAgggaattttttattttttccatctatttAGTACAAGGCATTTAATGCCCTTCTGCAGGATGCTGTAAGGAAAAAACATACGGTGTCAAGAGTAATGTCCTGTAGAACTGAATTCTATCCTTGTCTGTGCCTTGTCGACTTCTACTTGACACTAGCAAACACAGTCTAAGTAACCTCTACAGTTGCTCTGCTATACAGCAGTGCTGGAGAATCACAATTGCAACTATATAAAGTTCCATGTAATACTTTTCAGATTGCCTTATAATACATCATTATCACAGAATCGTAGAATGgtcgaggttggaagggacctctagagataatctagtccaacctccctgctcagcagggccacctagagcatgtcagacagggttgcatccaggcaggtcttgaatatctccagagaaggagactgcacaacctctcccggcaacctgctccagggctccgtcactctcacagggaagaaattccccctcacgc
The sequence above is a segment of the Rhea pennata isolate bPtePen1 chromosome 3, bPtePen1.pri, whole genome shotgun sequence genome. Coding sequences within it:
- the LBR gene encoding delta(14)-sterol reductase LBR, which gives rise to MPNRRFADGEVVMGRWPGSVLYYEVQVTGYNDVTHLYTVKYKDGTELELKESDIRSQSSFKHRKSQSSSSSPSRRSASRSRSRSPGRPAKGRRRSSSQSRERKDDKKKTVQETNLVLLKLNENNTRRYNGEPDSTERNDTSCKILEQKFKPDLEIQRVLDQYSLHPRKEEKKKEEIYSEKKIFETVKTIQKPSPKTEELEFGGRIGTFAMIFFLPATVFYLLLMCRQDDPSLMNFPPPLPALESLWETRVFGVFLLWFFLQALFYLLPIGKVVEGLPLSNGRKLQYRINGFYAFVLTAVSIGTLMYFQFELLYLYDHFMQFAVSAATFSMGLSIYLYLRSLKAPEEDLAPGGNSGYLVYDFFTGHELNPRIGSFDLKYFCELRPGLIGWVIINLAMLLAEMKVQNQSMPSLSMILVNSFQLLYVLDALWNEEAVLTTMDITHDGFGFMLAFGDLVWVPFVYSLQAFYLVHHPIAVSWPAASAITILNCIGYYIFRSANHQKNKFRRNPSDPKLAYLKVIPTATGKGLLVTGWWGFVRHPNYLGDIIMALAWSLPCGFNHILPYFYVIYFICLLIHREARDELHCKKKYGLAWERYCQRVPYRIFPYIY